The DNA window atctctttgcaacctcgctgaccaagaggcttcctatctattgctctccagtcccagacccagcagcaatacatatagatgccttcctcctagattggtcacacctagatctttacgcattcccaccattcaagattgtcaacaaggtactgcagaaattcgcctctcacgaagggacaaggttgacgttagttgctcccctctggcccgcgagagaatggttcaccgaggtacttcgatggctggtagacgttcccagaagtcttcctctaagagtagaccttttacgtcagccacacgtaaagaaggtacaccaaagcctccacgctcttcgtctgactgccttcagactatcgaaagactctcgagagctagaggcttttcgaaggaggcagccagtgcgattgctagagcgaggagagcgtctaccattagagtttaccaatcgaagtgggaagtcttccgagactggtgcaagtcagtttccgtatcctcgtccagtacctctgtagcccaaatagctgattttctcttatacctgagaaaagttcgctccctttcagctcctacgatcaagggctacagaagcatgttggcctcggtcttccggcatagaggcttagatctttccaacaataaagatctgcaagacctccttaagtcttttgagacctctaaggaatgtcgtttggctacacctgggtggaatttagacgtggtcctaagattcctcatgtcagacaggtttgagcctttacattcagcctccctgaaagatctcactcttaagacttttcctggtatgcttggcctcggctaaaagagtcagtgagcttcatgccttcagcaagaacatcgggttttcgtcagaaaaagctacttgttctctgcagcttggtttcctagccaagaatgagctaccttctcgtccttggcctaaatctttcgatattcctagcttatcggagatcgtaggcaatgaactagaaagagtattatgccctgttagagctcttaagttctatttaactcgtactaaacctttacgaggccaatctgaagcgttatcgtgttcggttaagaaaccatccttgcctatgtcaaagaatgctttgtcatattttatcagattgttaatacgagaagctcattcacacttgagtgaggaagaccgatctttgcttaaggttaagacgcacgaggttagagctgtagcaacttccgtggtctttaagcaaaatagatctctgcaaagtatcatggacgcaacctattggagaagcaagtcagtgttcgcgtcattttacttgaaagatgtccagactctttacgagaactgctacacactgggaccattcgtagcagcgagtgcagtagtgggtgagggctcaaccactacaattccctaattccatatccttttaatctgtctcttgaaatgtttttaatgttgtttttatgggttgttcggaaggctaagaagcctttcgcatcctggttgatttggcgggtggtcaaagtcatttcttgagagcccccagattaggggtttgatgaggtcctgttgtatgggttgcagcccttgatacttcagctcctgggagtctgtcagcatcctaagaggatcgctgggctccgtaaggaagacagacttacaaggcagagtaatcgtctaagtcgacttccttaccaggtacctatttattttggttttgttatattgataactgtcaaaatgaaaaaactcttagcttatacgatgtaaacatatttaactctggtctctacccacctccttgggtgtgaatcagctattatatattcaccggctaagttaaatatttaaaaatgatattttaattataaaataaatttttgaatatacttacccggtgaatatataaattaaacgaccctcccttcctccccaatagagacgcagtgggatgagaagaaattgaaggttttgtttacatccaagAGTGgcatctggccgacagttggcgctggtgggcacacccgcaacctgcatagcgatcgctcgcgagttttttatgtatgtgtctgtcgagcaacagagttgcagctattatatattcactgggtaagtatattcaaaaatttattttataattaaaatatcatattagagtatttttaaaattaaatttgtgatattttaagaTTCTTGatactgatgttattttttttttttattttttttaacagccAGTAAGTCCGTTTTTGTGAAGTTGTTGACCTTGGAGAATACTATGCCATGGCTGCTAAGCTTTTTGGGACCAGCTTGTGTGAGAATTTTGCAAGAATAAGAACAGCATTTTCTGAAGGTATAATTTCTGTGCAACCACAAGAGCTCATAAAAAAGTttgtaaaaagagaaaatgaaatattgATTATTAACAACAAAAAGCATGAACTTCATCACAATGTTTACATCGTGGGGTTTGGCAAAGCTGTGATGGGAATGGTTCGTCCATTGGAGGATTTACTAAAAGATTCAGACTCATCCTCTCACTTGAAGGGTGGAATTTTAAGCGTGCCTTTTGGAATACAAAATACCTTTTCTAATAGGTCTCATCTGTTACCAGCAAGTGACTCTGTTATTGAAATTTTAGAAGGTGCCAAAAACAATATTCCAGATGGAAATGCCTTTAAATCGGCTGAAAAAATTTGTTCCTTGGTACAAAACCTTAGTGAGGAAGACCTGCTGATTGTTCTTATATCAGGTGGGGGTTCAGCATTATTACCTTATCCCCTTCCACCCACAACACTGGCAGAAAAACAAGATGTTGTGAAATCACTTAGTAGAGCGGGAGCTGACATAATTGAACTGAACACTGTAAGGAAAGCTTTATCTGCTGTGAAGGGAGGGAAACTAGCAGCAATGACAAAGGCACAGACCGTATCTCTGATTTTGTCTGATGTTATTAACAGTCCTCTTGATATGATAGCTAGTGGACCAACTGTAGTTAATAAAGATCCAGTCGGAGCTGCTTTGAATGTTTTAAAGAAGTACAATGTGTTGATTCCTGATCACACAAAAGCTAGTATAGAGAATGTCACTGCTTGCAGTCAAGAGTTTCCTCATGTTACAAATGTTCTGATTGGTAGTAATGAGACAGCACTAACAGCTGTTGCTTCATCATTGATGGAAGTAACCAAAGATAAAAAATGTTCAATGATTCTTTCATCATGTCTTCAGGGTGAAGCTTCTGTTATTGGAGAGAAAATGTCAGAACTTGCTGAAGCAGTAACAAGTGTTATATGTGGTAGTGGTAATACTGACGTGCTGAGAGAGACACTATTTACCAATTTGTCCATTTGTAGTAAAGAAAGAATTAGAGTTATAGATTTATTGGAAAAGGTTTCCAAAGATAAATCTCCTGTTTGTTTTATCTTTGGTGGTGAAACGACAGTTCATGTCCATGGGACGGGACTTGGAGGAAGAAATCAAGAGATGGTGCTATCTTTCAGTATTCATATGGAAAAGGTAAGTGACTATACTTGAAATGCATTTGTTTATAGGTGATAGTGGAAGGATTTTAGATTTATGTTCACACTAATTTATTTCGTGGATAATAAAGTGTATATAATATGAGGTTTATGATTTCAAATAAAAAAGGTACTCATTAAGGTCAAGGTGATTTTTATGTTACCATGTGTTGTACAAATAGCTTAGCAAGTGGCTAAGAGTAACAATGCTACCTTAGAGTATTCTGTTTTCTTCCTCATTGGAAAAGTTGCCTTAGAATATTGATTTTAGTAATTGGTAGAAATTTTAGTAAAACTGTTGAATAGTCAAAATCAGATTCAGAGTGCAGTTAGTTAGTTtgtacttttctttttcatttaagtgaattttttttattagatgtttGCAACGGTTATCTTcccctttctttatttttttttttcttatacttggAATAGATAAAAGAACCAGAATAACTCTTTTTGCCATTCCTCTGATTAGGATATTTGAAAtgcggaaatatatatttttaaaggtgAACCCCTTTTAACCTTTCTCCCCAGTTCATACCAAAATGTGTACATACTCTCAACTATATTTCAGGCAATGAAAGAGTCTAGGTTTACTGGGGAAATTTTATTCCTTTCTGGTGGTACAGATGGTATTGATGGCCCAACTGATGCAGCGGGTGCTTTTACGTATTGGGTCTCCACATCTCCAGGCTTCAGGTACTGTAGGTTTTATACTGTTTAAAGGGGTTTCCAGCATCTTAAGAGGAGTTGGTATTAACATTTGTGTGATTATTAGAATTTATCTTTTTTGAAGTAATTTGTCATATATTTTACTCTGCTATTTATCACTTTTGAGACGATGTAAATACTTAAAATTATTCTTATCCACTGACTCATAACTGCAAATTACCTATTCCCTGTTGAAATAATGATACCGTTATGAATAGAATATAAGCTGAAAATACACTTAATTGCCGACGTTAATTTTGGAGCTCATGACAATATTTTCATACCCTGTGGCATTACATGAACACTATGTAGAATAGACTGCTAAGTCATGTTTCAAGTACAATAAAAGGAATGCTGCCCCAAAAACTGAAATGTTTCTCCCAGTCTTCTTCTTTAGCATTTtctgttcatttatatttttaataaactaAATAAACTAAGTAAACTACTTCTAAATTTCATTCTGCAGTCGGGCCTGGTTAATTGTGGTTTCGGTTTTTTGCGGCCAAggtgaaggaaaaaaaattctttctgatgattgtttacccaatgttaagaattt is part of the Palaemon carinicauda isolate YSFRI2023 chromosome 15, ASM3689809v2, whole genome shotgun sequence genome and encodes:
- the LOC137654645 gene encoding glycerate kinase, whose amino-acid sequence is MAAKLFGTSLCENFARIRTAFSEGIISVQPQELIKKFVKRENEILIINNKKHELHHNVYIVGFGKAVMGMVRPLEDLLKDSDSSSHLKGGILSVPFGIQNTFSNRSHLLPASDSVIEILEGAKNNIPDGNAFKSAEKICSLVQNLSEEDLLIVLISGGGSALLPYPLPPTTLAEKQDVVKSLSRAGADIIELNTVRKALSAVKGGKLAAMTKAQTVSLILSDVINSPLDMIASGPTVVNKDPVGAALNVLKKYNVLIPDHTKASIENVTACSQEFPHVTNVLIGSNETALTAVASSLMEVTKDKKCSMILSSCLQGEASVIGEKMSELAEAVTSVICGSGNTDVLRETLFTNLSICSKERIRVIDLLEKVSKDKSPVCFIFGGETTVHVHGTGLGGRNQEMVLSFSIHMEKAMKESRFTGEILFLSGGTDGIDGPTDAAGAFTYWVSTSPGFRSQLQEAKQQDLNPNKYLQNNDSYTYFNLLNNGYYLLKPGHTGTNVMDLQILLIYPRSG